In one window of Candidatus Poribacteria bacterium DNA:
- a CDS encoding GNAT family N-acetyltransferase — MDKAKVFLSSKPVHHNVILTLLHARVEHCIPGRYWVATDGNAVVGVVFQSPLSFRAIVTPMMPEVIPPVVEAISDAQVRLPGVSGDATTAAYFAGQWAERQRSAVVPFMGQRIYEVDTVEEPTAVRGHFRKAVLSDRERLIDWVCRFYIDTGVQEDSSESIVDKRTSAGQIWLWDSTEPVSMAGLTAPMEGVVRVQLVYTPPEHRNRGYASACVSSLSKQIRDEGYRCILYTDLGNPISNAIYRRMGYRAVVEWIQYRFE; from the coding sequence TTGGACAAAGCAAAGGTGTTTCTAAGTTCAAAACCTGTCCACCACAATGTAATTCTTACGCTTTTACACGCCCGAGTTGAGCACTGTATACCTGGTCGCTACTGGGTGGCAACGGATGGAAACGCTGTTGTCGGTGTCGTTTTTCAGTCCCCTTTGAGTTTTCGTGCTATTGTTACGCCAATGATGCCTGAAGTAATTCCACCTGTGGTGGAGGCAATATCAGACGCGCAAGTGAGGTTGCCTGGGGTAAGTGGAGATGCCACAACAGCGGCGTACTTTGCAGGACAATGGGCAGAGCGGCAAAGGTCAGCGGTGGTTCCGTTCATGGGACAGCGCATTTATGAAGTGGATACGGTGGAAGAACCTACTGCAGTTAGAGGGCACTTTCGTAAAGCAGTTCTAAGTGATCGAGAACGCCTCATTGATTGGGTCTGTCGTTTCTATATTGACACAGGTGTGCAAGAGGATAGTTCCGAATCTATTGTTGACAAGCGGACATCTGCTGGACAGATCTGGCTATGGGACAGCACTGAACCTGTGTCGATGGCAGGTCTCACAGCACCTATGGAAGGTGTCGTTCGGGTGCAGCTCGTATATACGCCGCCAGAGCATCGAAACAGAGGATACGCCAGCGCGTGTGTTTCCAGTCTCTCGAAGCAAATTCGTGATGAAGGATACCGTTGTATTCTCTATACTGATTTGGGTAATCCAATTTCCAACGCCATCTACCGTCGGATGGGCTACCGTGCTGTTGTCGAATGGATTCAGTATCGATTTGAGTGA
- a CDS encoding GHMP kinase → MKLFVPGRICLFGEHSDWAGGHRRSNAELEKGYTLITSTNQGVYAEVKPHPNRLILKTTLSDGTRHGPYSLPMERNALLAEAEKGEFFSYAAGVAYEILTNYRVQGLEIDNYLTDLPVKKGLSSSAAISVLVARAFNRTYDLKLTTRGEMEYAYRGETSTPSRCGRMDQGCAYQRPILMTFDGDHIDVKDFSVPQDMYLVIVDLGASKDTRLILSQLNHCYPFAESELEKNVQYYLGPLSAEITQQAYQALRDGDAEAVGELMTRAQTEFDNHLIPACPSQLTAPVLHKVLNYEPIQPYIWGGKGVGSQGDGSAQFIVKDEESQQRVIEIVERDLQMSCLKLVIEADKHVRKAVIPAAGFGTRLFPASKAMKKELFPVVDKSGRAKPAIMAIVEEAINAGIEEVCLIVQPGDTELFESFFKTPPRIEHYNKLSKENQAYCDALLELGSRVSFVTQDVQEGFGHAVYCAREWVGNEPFLLMLGDHLYGSNEERCCARQVVEAYEQVGHSVVGLKVTPIEQLSNFGCVTGSWREGNSLLSLTEIYEKPDPEYAMEHLHVDGMDIDQFLTVFGIYVLQPQVFEFLERNITHNLRERGEFQLTSCLDELRKADGFSGYVVKGRRFDIGLPEEYRQTVIEFMGA, encoded by the coding sequence ATGAAACTTTTTGTGCCGGGAAGGATTTGCCTATTCGGTGAGCACAGCGATTGGGCAGGAGGGCACCGGCGAAGTAACGCGGAGCTCGAAAAAGGCTATACGTTAATAACCAGCACAAACCAAGGTGTATACGCCGAGGTTAAACCGCATCCGAACCGTCTGATTTTAAAAACGACCCTCAGCGATGGCACGCGCCACGGTCCCTATAGTCTGCCTATGGAGCGAAACGCCCTGCTCGCTGAAGCTGAAAAAGGTGAGTTTTTTAGTTATGCTGCTGGGGTCGCCTATGAGATTTTAACGAACTACCGCGTGCAGGGACTGGAAATCGACAACTATCTCACGGATTTACCTGTCAAAAAAGGTTTATCTTCGAGTGCGGCTATCAGTGTTCTGGTGGCACGTGCCTTTAACCGCACCTATGATCTTAAATTAACAACGCGCGGAGAAATGGAGTACGCTTACCGAGGTGAGACGTCTACGCCTTCACGGTGTGGACGCATGGACCAAGGGTGTGCATACCAACGCCCTATTCTTATGACGTTTGACGGGGACCATATTGATGTAAAAGACTTCAGTGTGCCTCAAGACATGTACCTTGTAATCGTTGATCTCGGCGCCAGTAAAGATACGCGCCTTATATTGAGCCAATTGAATCACTGCTATCCATTTGCAGAGAGTGAATTAGAAAAGAACGTGCAATATTATCTCGGTCCGTTGAGTGCAGAAATTACGCAGCAGGCGTACCAAGCACTTCGTGATGGCGACGCAGAAGCAGTCGGTGAACTCATGACGCGTGCACAAACCGAATTCGATAACCACTTGATACCCGCGTGTCCATCACAATTGACGGCACCTGTTCTTCACAAAGTGCTGAATTATGAACCGATTCAACCCTATATCTGGGGCGGTAAGGGAGTAGGCTCGCAGGGTGACGGTTCCGCACAATTCATTGTAAAAGATGAGGAGAGCCAACAGCGGGTTATTGAGATTGTCGAAAGGGATTTGCAGATGTCGTGCCTGAAACTCGTTATTGAGGCGGATAAGCACGTCCGCAAAGCCGTTATTCCTGCCGCAGGTTTCGGAACGCGGCTATTTCCAGCGTCAAAGGCGATGAAGAAGGAACTCTTTCCTGTGGTTGACAAGTCCGGGCGTGCCAAACCGGCAATCATGGCGATCGTTGAGGAAGCGATCAACGCTGGTATTGAGGAGGTCTGCCTTATTGTGCAGCCCGGAGATACCGAGCTTTTTGAATCATTTTTCAAAACGCCCCCGCGGATTGAACACTACAACAAACTCAGCAAGGAGAACCAGGCGTATTGCGACGCGCTCCTGGAATTAGGGAGTCGAGTGTCATTCGTCACACAAGACGTTCAAGAAGGATTCGGACATGCTGTCTATTGCGCGAGAGAGTGGGTTGGGAACGAACCGTTTCTGCTCATGCTTGGGGACCATCTCTACGGTTCAAATGAGGAGAGATGTTGTGCACGACAGGTCGTAGAGGCTTATGAGCAGGTGGGGCATAGTGTCGTCGGACTGAAAGTGACACCGATTGAGCAGTTGTCGAACTTCGGTTGTGTCACCGGCTCATGGAGAGAGGGGAACTCCCTACTCTCGCTAACAGAGATTTATGAGAAACCCGATCCTGAATATGCAATGGAACATTTGCACGTAGATGGGATGGATATCGACCAGTTCTTGACAGTGTTCGGTATCTATGTGCTTCAACCCCAGGTTTTCGAGTTCCTCGAACGAAATATCACCCATAATCTCCGTGAGAGAGGCGAATTTCAACTTACGTCCTGTTTAGACGAATTGCGGAA
- a CDS encoding tetratricopeptide repeat protein — translation MWFIAFGVLALVLANVPLFNILAFEFCAVLALSISFAGAHVTLTVLRQMKRHPTALTGTPGQIVMRCFYEALVFNVGLLGLPLGIILLNAFRVENCNFGEGFLFFLILSLISCVYATAAGVFFGVWIEKQWLAYLAYLGHILISCVPVVINLIFHPPVFAYHATFGYFPGPIYDFVIPITGTLLLARAETLLWALLFLGFTVNLCEVSRRTGLMPQLRWRKLFAPLLRRVQLYLLVMGLLGFQCYAGALGIRPTRDDIARELGGLRETAHFEIFYARELEAEIERIVEDCEFQYAQLADYLDPGNTMQSQKVRAYIYASPDQKKRLIGARGTSVEDPFGHGFHIHAQGFPHPVLKHELAHVFTVPWSPLKVSLKIGLHEGIAVAADWEEGRLTGHQWAKAMREMEVAPPLSGVMGFGFWGHAGSRSYLLAGSFVRFLVDTYGIEKFKGVFPTGNFVEHYAKDLAALEAEWIEFLETVPLRDDDIAYATYRLKRQSVFQQVCAHEMAALRDTAWQAYYRKDFTTAMETFEVMLSDEPDNVSTSWGLMYTAYRMQDYDKALSLATDIASKEDTRFSPEAMLLKGDIYWLNGEYEQAISTYAAVETEHETIERRRIKRIAALSYPDVVPVGWNTQLNGTVREDRSLRELLRVVLAEPKDSGEKMAYLSMCMQTEPDMWLAYLLAGELLHGEGAWQSSNQYLRRAVTLLEEAQASDTDFSETSLLGQLTPQQHQSLVLEIWRTMGINGYHQRDYVSAKAAFSMIAEDTTLSLGTTLRAKEWKHRCQWAQNRTP, via the coding sequence GCGGGTGCACATGTAACGCTGACAGTGTTGCGGCAGATGAAGCGGCATCCCACTGCCCTCACGGGTACGCCCGGGCAGATTGTCATGCGGTGTTTTTATGAGGCACTCGTATTTAACGTAGGTTTATTGGGATTACCACTCGGTATTATTCTCCTGAATGCGTTTCGCGTTGAGAACTGTAACTTCGGTGAGGGTTTCCTCTTTTTTCTTATTTTGTCCTTAATTAGTTGCGTGTACGCAACGGCAGCGGGTGTGTTTTTCGGGGTCTGGATCGAAAAACAGTGGTTGGCGTATCTTGCCTATCTCGGTCATATCTTGATTTCTTGTGTTCCGGTAGTTATCAATCTGATATTTCATCCACCCGTGTTTGCATATCACGCCACATTCGGGTATTTCCCAGGACCGATATACGATTTTGTCATTCCTATAACAGGGACGCTGCTGCTTGCACGAGCGGAAACACTATTGTGGGCTCTGCTGTTTTTGGGGTTTACTGTCAATTTATGTGAAGTGAGTAGACGGACAGGTTTGATGCCGCAGTTGAGGTGGCGTAAACTTTTCGCGCCGCTGCTGAGACGTGTCCAGTTATACCTGTTAGTTATGGGCTTACTCGGTTTCCAGTGCTATGCAGGGGCGTTGGGAATACGACCCACGCGCGACGATATTGCCCGTGAACTCGGAGGTTTGCGTGAAACGGCGCACTTTGAAATTTTCTATGCCCGCGAGCTTGAAGCGGAAATTGAGCGGATCGTTGAAGATTGCGAATTTCAGTACGCCCAATTGGCTGACTATCTCGATCCCGGAAACACAATGCAATCTCAAAAGGTGCGAGCGTATATTTATGCCTCCCCTGATCAGAAAAAGCGGTTGATTGGCGCACGGGGCACCTCTGTCGAAGACCCGTTCGGACACGGATTTCACATTCATGCACAGGGCTTTCCACATCCCGTTCTGAAGCATGAATTGGCGCATGTCTTTACTGTGCCGTGGTCCCCATTGAAGGTGAGTCTAAAAATAGGGCTTCATGAAGGGATTGCAGTCGCCGCCGATTGGGAGGAAGGCAGGCTTACAGGTCATCAGTGGGCAAAAGCAATGCGTGAGATGGAGGTCGCGCCTCCCTTGTCAGGAGTCATGGGATTTGGGTTTTGGGGACACGCCGGTTCGCGGAGTTATCTATTGGCAGGCTCCTTCGTTCGGTTTCTTGTTGATACCTACGGCATAGAAAAATTTAAGGGCGTTTTTCCGACTGGCAATTTTGTGGAGCACTACGCAAAAGACTTAGCTGCATTGGAAGCCGAGTGGATTGAGTTTTTGGAAACGGTTCCATTGCGAGACGATGACATCGCCTACGCGACATACCGTTTAAAACGACAGAGTGTTTTTCAGCAGGTCTGTGCTCATGAAATGGCAGCACTCCGAGATACCGCTTGGCAGGCATATTACCGCAAAGACTTTACCACTGCTATGGAAACCTTTGAGGTAATGCTGTCAGATGAGCCTGACAACGTGAGCACGTCGTGGGGTTTGATGTACACTGCCTATCGGATGCAGGATTATGATAAAGCGTTATCGTTAGCGACCGATATTGCAAGCAAGGAGGATACGCGGTTCAGCCCAGAAGCGATGTTACTGAAGGGCGACATTTACTGGTTGAACGGTGAATATGAACAAGCGATAAGTACCTACGCAGCGGTTGAAACAGAGCATGAGACAATTGAGCGAAGGCGAATCAAGCGAATTGCAGCACTCTCTTATCCAGATGTCGTTCCAGTCGGATGGAATACCCAGTTGAACGGGACGGTGCGAGAAGATAGGTCTCTACGCGAGTTACTCCGTGTGGTATTGGCCGAGCCTAAAGATTCCGGAGAGAAGATGGCGTATCTATCGATGTGTATGCAAACGGAACCTGATATGTGGTTAGCGTATCTCTTGGCGGGTGAATTGCTTCATGGGGAAGGAGCGTGGCAGAGTAGTAATCAGTACCTACGTCGGGCGGTAACCCTTTTGGAGGAAGCACAGGCATCGGATACGGATTTCTCCGAGACATCGTTGTTAGGGCAATTGACACCGCAACAACACCAAAGTCTTGTGTTAGAGATATGGAGGACGATGGGTATCAATGGGTATCATCAGAGAGATTATGTGAGTGCAAAAGCGGCGTTCTCCATGATAGCCGAAGATACAACACTGTCCCTCGGAACCACACTAAGGGCGAAAGAGTGGAAACATAGATGTCAGTGGGCGCAAAATCGAACGCCGTGA